Proteins encoded in a region of the Sphingomonas jaspsi DSM 18422 genome:
- a CDS encoding RNA methyltransferase, whose protein sequence is MSGYAPVIVLVRPQLGQNIGKAARAMLNFGLTEMRLVAPRDGWPNPEAGPAASGADIVLEKAAVFDTVAEAVADCSLVYASTVRRRDLVMSVVGPEEMAGQIRASDGRSAILFGPERSGLESADVALANHIVTVPINPEFGSLNLAQAVILLAYEWSRGEALVQPTRKDDAEPPAPHAELESLIGRIDRELDEAGYYFPPDRTEATRLTFRTLLTKPGWSSRELKAMHGMVRALSDKRRRR, encoded by the coding sequence GTGAGCGGCTACGCTCCGGTCATCGTCCTCGTCCGTCCGCAGCTTGGCCAGAACATAGGCAAGGCGGCGCGGGCCATGCTCAACTTCGGCCTCACCGAAATGCGCCTCGTCGCCCCGCGCGACGGCTGGCCCAACCCGGAAGCGGGTCCGGCAGCGAGCGGCGCCGACATCGTGCTGGAAAAGGCTGCGGTCTTCGACACGGTGGCCGAGGCGGTGGCCGACTGCAGCCTCGTCTATGCCTCCACCGTCCGCCGCCGCGACCTTGTCATGTCGGTGGTGGGGCCGGAGGAAATGGCGGGCCAGATCCGCGCGTCGGACGGCCGCTCGGCGATCCTGTTCGGGCCGGAACGGTCGGGCCTGGAGAGCGCCGACGTCGCGCTGGCCAACCATATCGTTACCGTGCCGATCAATCCGGAATTCGGCAGCCTGAACCTTGCCCAGGCGGTGATCCTGCTGGCCTATGAATGGTCGCGGGGCGAAGCGCTGGTCCAGCCGACGCGGAAGGACGATGCCGAACCGCCCGCGCCGCATGCCGAACTGGAAAGCCTGATCGGCCGCATCGACCGCGAACTGGACGAGGCGGGCTATTATTTCCCGCCCGACCGGACCGAGGCGACGCGCCTGACGTTCCGCACGCTGCTGACCAAGCCCGGCTGGTCGAGCCGTGAGTTGAAGGCGATGCACGGCATGGTCCGTGCCCTGTCAGACAAGCGGCGGCGGCGCTAG
- the lysA gene encoding diaminopimelate decarboxylase yields MDHFDLNDGALHCDGVPLETIAAEVGTPVYVYSHATLVRHARVLKEALAALHDPLVAFAVKANPNPAVLATLAGEGLGADIVSIGEYRLARAAGMPPSTILFSGVGKDAAEMAEALAGDVLQFNLESVEEAHMLSVVAVAAGRTAQVAFRLNPDVDAGTHAKITTGNADNKFGIPASQALDAFRAARDLPGLEVTGVTVHIGSQLTRLDPLEAAFQRLGELISTLRADGFDLKIADLGGGLGVPYGPGQPEPPTPEAYGAMVARVTRDWNIRLAFEPGRLISGNAGVLLTRVVRVKPGEKHPWVIVDAAMNDLMRPALYDAYHHIAAVRPSGRRWTANVVGPVCESGDTFALAREMDAVAPGDLIVFRTAGAYGAAMSNGYNSRELTPEVLVKGDKWALVRRRINIADAAAAPVPSWL; encoded by the coding sequence ATGGACCATTTTGATTTGAACGATGGCGCGTTGCATTGCGACGGCGTCCCGTTGGAAACCATCGCAGCCGAGGTAGGCACGCCGGTTTACGTCTATTCGCACGCGACCCTGGTGCGGCACGCCCGAGTGCTGAAGGAAGCGCTGGCGGCGCTTCACGACCCGCTGGTGGCCTTTGCGGTCAAGGCCAACCCCAATCCCGCCGTACTGGCGACGCTGGCCGGCGAAGGGCTGGGGGCGGACATTGTGTCGATCGGCGAATATCGGCTGGCTCGCGCGGCGGGCATGCCCCCGTCGACCATCCTCTTTTCCGGGGTGGGCAAGGACGCCGCCGAAATGGCCGAGGCGCTGGCGGGGGACGTGCTCCAGTTCAACCTCGAATCGGTCGAGGAGGCGCATATGCTGTCGGTGGTCGCGGTGGCCGCCGGCCGAACCGCCCAGGTCGCCTTCCGCCTCAATCCCGACGTCGACGCCGGAACCCATGCCAAGATCACGACCGGCAATGCCGACAACAAGTTCGGTATTCCCGCATCGCAGGCGCTCGACGCATTCCGTGCGGCCCGCGACCTGCCGGGTCTGGAGGTCACCGGAGTCACCGTCCACATAGGCAGCCAGCTGACCCGGCTCGACCCGCTGGAGGCGGCGTTCCAACGGTTGGGGGAGTTGATCTCCACGCTGCGCGCCGACGGTTTCGACCTCAAGATCGCCGACCTCGGCGGCGGGCTTGGCGTGCCCTACGGTCCGGGCCAACCCGAGCCGCCAACGCCCGAAGCCTATGGCGCGATGGTCGCGCGGGTGACCCGCGACTGGAATATCAGGCTGGCGTTCGAGCCGGGGCGCCTGATCAGCGGCAACGCCGGCGTGCTGCTGACGCGCGTCGTGCGGGTGAAGCCGGGCGAAAAGCACCCTTGGGTGATCGTCGACGCCGCGATGAACGACCTGATGCGGCCCGCGCTCTACGATGCCTACCACCATATCGCGGCGGTCCGCCCGTCCGGCCGCCGATGGACCGCCAACGTCGTCGGACCCGTTTGCGAAAGCGGCGACACCTTCGCCCTGGCGCGCGAGATGGATGCGGTCGCCCCCGGCGACCTGATCGTCTTCCGCACGGCCGGCGCCTATGGGGCAGCGATGTCCAACGGCTATAACAGCCGCGAACTGACCCCCGAAGTGCTGGTGAAGGGCGACAAGTGGGCGCTGGTCCGCCGCCGGATCAACATCGCCGATGCCGCGGCGGCGCCGGTCCCGTCATGGCTGTGA
- the folK gene encoding 2-amino-4-hydroxy-6-hydroxymethyldihydropteridine diphosphokinase: MSGATHLYAIAIGSNRRHGRYGRPAGVVESAIARLDADFGLFDASPIILNKAIGGAGRDFANAVLLLESDLAPVEMLSALKAIEREYGRRSGRRWGERVLDLDIADWDGPPVRAHGLTIPHPRLAERSFVAGPLAAIAPRWRLSGWQNAAHVAARLGKRRPAR, encoded by the coding sequence ATGAGCGGCGCAACGCATCTTTACGCCATCGCGATCGGGTCGAACCGCCGCCACGGCCGATATGGCCGGCCCGCGGGCGTGGTCGAATCCGCCATCGCGCGGCTGGATGCGGACTTCGGCCTGTTCGACGCCAGCCCGATCATCCTCAACAAGGCCATCGGCGGCGCGGGCCGCGATTTTGCCAATGCGGTGCTGCTGCTGGAAAGCGACCTCGCCCCCGTCGAAATGCTCAGCGCGCTGAAGGCGATCGAGCGTGAATATGGGCGCCGCTCGGGACGACGCTGGGGCGAGCGCGTGCTCGACCTGGATATCGCCGACTGGGACGGCCCCCCGGTCCGGGCCCATGGCCTGACGATTCCGCACCCGCGCCTCGCCGAGCGCAGCTTCGTCGCCGGGCCGTTGGCCGCAATTGCGCCCCGCTGGCGGCTCAGCGGCTGGCAAAATGCGGCCCATGTCGCTGCACGCCTTGGCAAGCGCCGCCCGGCCCGCTAA
- a CDS encoding aspartyl protease family protein, translating to MILLPFLSVLAAAATPAPVAVPQTANDADALSRTDEVAIRRDDRDRMTVAVTVSGSGPYRFLVDTGAERTVISRQLAARLKLDSGEQTVLHSVMGPNRVQTVFIPDLKVSSESMSVVDAPALEAANIGADGMLGIDSLRSQRVTFDFKAKTMAITSALERQGREDGDVVVVRAKSRKGRLIFTDAVVDGVKVNVVVDTGSQVTIGNQSLEEALVKRRHLPLTEPIEVESVTGERMGAHVATLQRVEVGGIHIDGLAIAFADAHIFHQLKLADEPTILLGMNAMRAFDRITIDFAARKVRFKLPGTSMRDGYRLALLSR from the coding sequence ATGATCCTTTTGCCGTTCCTTTCCGTGCTGGCGGCCGCCGCTACTCCCGCGCCTGTCGCAGTGCCGCAAACGGCGAACGATGCAGACGCGCTGTCGAGGACCGACGAGGTCGCCATCCGCCGCGACGACCGCGACCGCATGACCGTTGCCGTGACGGTGAGCGGCAGCGGGCCGTATCGCTTCCTCGTCGATACCGGGGCCGAACGCACCGTCATCTCGCGCCAGCTCGCGGCGCGGCTGAAGCTCGACAGCGGTGAGCAGACGGTGCTGCACAGCGTGATGGGCCCGAACCGCGTCCAGACCGTTTTCATCCCCGACCTCAAGGTCAGCAGCGAAAGCATGTCGGTGGTCGATGCGCCGGCGCTCGAAGCGGCGAACATCGGCGCCGACGGCATGCTCGGCATCGACAGCCTGCGCTCGCAGCGCGTGACCTTCGACTTCAAGGCCAAGACCATGGCCATCACCTCCGCCCTCGAACGGCAAGGACGTGAAGATGGCGACGTTGTCGTGGTTCGGGCCAAGTCGCGCAAAGGGCGCCTGATCTTCACCGATGCGGTGGTCGACGGGGTCAAGGTCAACGTCGTGGTCGACACCGGATCGCAAGTGACGATCGGCAACCAGTCGCTCGAGGAAGCGCTGGTCAAGCGCCGGCACCTGCCGCTCACCGAGCCGATCGAGGTGGAGTCGGTGACGGGCGAGCGGATGGGCGCGCATGTGGCGACGCTGCAGCGGGTCGAAGTCGGCGGGATTCACATCGACGGCCTCGCCATCGCCTTTGCCGACGCGCACATCTTCCACCAGCTCAAGCTCGCGGACGAGCCGACGATATTGCTGGGCATGAACGCCATGCGCGCCTTCGATCGCATCACCATCGATTTCGCCGCGCGCAAGGTGCGCTTCAAGCTGCCGGGCACGAGCATGCGCGACGGGTATAGGCTGGCGCTATTGTCGCGGTAG
- the aguB gene encoding N-carbamoylputrescine amidase → MSQKIKVGALQLAFGDDTAENIRNVSDLVREAAGKGAQVVLPPELFEGPYFCRVEDESLFATAKPTAEHPSVVAMQKLANELGIWIPTSFFELDGQHHYNSLAMINPDGKIEGVYRKSHIPDGPGYEEKFYFRPGNTGFKVWNGLNTTLGVGICWDQWYPETARAMMLMGAQILFYPTAIGTEPHDPELDTSRLWRRAMIGHAVSNVVPVVAANRIGNEHGQIFYGHSFICDERGDLLAEFGCDETGVLVAELDLDAAKRHRAAFGFFRDRRPELYGRLAQDI, encoded by the coding sequence ATGAGCCAGAAGATCAAGGTCGGGGCGCTCCAGCTCGCCTTCGGCGACGATACCGCCGAAAATATCCGCAACGTCTCCGACCTCGTCCGCGAAGCCGCGGGCAAGGGGGCGCAGGTCGTGCTGCCGCCCGAACTGTTCGAAGGCCCCTATTTCTGCCGCGTCGAGGACGAGAGCCTGTTCGCGACCGCGAAGCCGACCGCCGAACATCCCTCGGTGGTCGCGATGCAGAAGCTGGCGAACGAGCTCGGCATCTGGATCCCGACCAGCTTCTTCGAACTGGACGGCCAGCATCACTACAACAGCCTCGCGATGATCAACCCGGACGGAAAGATCGAAGGCGTCTACCGCAAGAGCCACATTCCCGACGGGCCGGGCTATGAAGAGAAGTTCTATTTCCGCCCCGGCAACACCGGCTTCAAGGTGTGGAACGGCCTCAACACCACGCTGGGCGTCGGCATCTGCTGGGACCAATGGTATCCCGAAACCGCGCGCGCGATGATGCTGATGGGCGCGCAGATCCTGTTCTACCCGACCGCGATCGGCACCGAACCGCATGACCCCGAGCTCGACACCTCGCGGCTGTGGCGCCGGGCGATGATCGGCCATGCGGTCAGCAACGTCGTTCCCGTGGTCGCCGCCAACCGCATCGGCAACGAACATGGACAGATCTTCTACGGCCACAGCTTCATCTGCGACGAGCGCGGCGATTTGCTGGCTGAATTCGGATGTGACGAAACCGGCGTGCTGGTGGCCGAGCTCGACCTCGACGCCGCCAAGCGCCACCGCGCCGCCTTCGGCTTCTTCCGCGATCGTCGGCCGGAGCTTTACGGACGCCTCGCGCAGGATATCTGA
- a CDS encoding GNAT family N-acetyltransferase — translation MAVIRTARLMLRRATMDDLPAIHSIMSDPEVMRFWSEPPHPDLARTAEWLQSMVDADPATSDDYVIERDGRVVGKIGCWKLPDIGYHIARDQWGQGVASEAMAAYLDRRRAIGTPSRLTADVDPRNAASIALLTRHGFVETHRAKGTWQVGDELCDSVYLALDL, via the coding sequence ATGGCTGTGATCCGCACCGCGCGGCTGATGCTGCGCCGCGCGACGATGGACGACCTCCCGGCCATTCATTCGATCATGAGCGATCCCGAGGTCATGCGCTTCTGGTCCGAACCGCCGCATCCCGACCTGGCGCGGACCGCCGAGTGGCTGCAGTCTATGGTCGACGCCGACCCTGCGACCAGCGACGATTATGTGATCGAACGCGACGGTCGCGTGGTCGGCAAGATCGGCTGCTGGAAGCTGCCGGACATCGGCTACCACATTGCCCGCGACCAGTGGGGGCAGGGCGTGGCGAGCGAGGCGATGGCAGCCTATCTCGACCGTCGCCGCGCCATCGGAACGCCGTCGCGCCTCACTGCCGACGTCGACCCGCGCAACGCGGCGTCGATCGCATTGCTCACGCGTCACGGCTTCGTCGAAACCCACCGCGCCAAAGGCACGTGGCAGGTCGGCGACGAATTGTGCGACAGCGTCTACCTGGCGCTCGACCTCTAG
- a CDS encoding PilZ domain-containing protein: MRSDAVEPFETTVLSLSNDVPTEDAANRRTGERHMTLFRVGSFDMDGRRELCLIKNISAGGMMIRSYCDLQPGRRLTVELKCGQPVSGTVSWAKEPYAGVAFDQPVDVIDILSASQSGPRPRMPRVEADCPATLREGATPHRVWVSDISQGGAKIRCKLVLAAGTPVVLTVPGLAPIAGVACWSDGENVGVSFNRLLPLAEMVHWLKVQRGERQSLN; this comes from the coding sequence ATGCGTAGCGACGCTGTTGAACCGTTCGAAACGACGGTCCTGTCGTTGTCGAACGATGTCCCGACCGAAGATGCCGCCAATCGACGCACCGGTGAGCGGCACATGACGCTGTTCCGCGTGGGGTCGTTCGACATGGACGGCAGGCGCGAGCTTTGCCTGATCAAGAACATCTCTGCCGGTGGCATGATGATCCGTTCCTATTGCGACCTGCAACCGGGCCGACGATTGACGGTCGAGCTGAAGTGCGGACAACCGGTCAGCGGGACGGTGAGCTGGGCCAAGGAACCCTATGCCGGTGTCGCCTTCGACCAGCCGGTTGACGTGATCGACATCCTCAGCGCCTCGCAATCCGGCCCCCGCCCGCGCATGCCGCGGGTCGAGGCGGACTGCCCGGCGACGCTGCGCGAAGGCGCGACGCCGCACCGCGTATGGGTCAGCGACATCAGCCAGGGCGGTGCCAAGATCCGGTGCAAACTGGTCCTCGCGGCGGGAACGCCTGTGGTGCTGACGGTACCTGGCCTGGCGCCGATTGCCGGGGTGGCATGCTGGTCGGACGGCGAGAATGTCGGCGTCAGCTTCAACCGGCTGCTGCCGCTCGCCGAAATGGTGCACTGGCTGAAGGTCCAGCGCGGCGAGCGCCAATCCCTCAATTAG
- a CDS encoding agmatine deiminase family protein, translating to MTMPPLAEWEPHDAVWIGFPSAADLWEDDLSPAQEEVAAFAAAVHADGQGEAIWLVAADETAAARARALCPFARVIVEPFGDVWLRDTGAIVMGSGADRRAQGFGFNGWGDKYQLEGDDSIGERLADEAALPYAKADWILEGGAIDGDGTGTFLTTEQCLLNPNRNPGFDKDEVEARLKRDLGATRVVWLGDGLENDHTDGHVDNLARFVAPGRVVIPEAEADDPNMEVYADAAEALLDAELEVVALPSPGRIEDEDGEPIPASYMNFYVGNATVVVPLYGAPNDDAAVAALAEIFPDRRVVGLRADHVLTGGGSFHCLSQQVPK from the coding sequence ATGACCATGCCTCCTCTCGCCGAATGGGAACCGCACGACGCCGTGTGGATCGGCTTCCCCAGCGCCGCCGACCTGTGGGAAGACGATCTGTCGCCAGCCCAGGAAGAGGTCGCCGCCTTCGCCGCCGCCGTCCATGCCGATGGCCAGGGCGAAGCGATCTGGCTGGTCGCGGCGGATGAAACCGCTGCTGCCCGCGCCCGCGCCCTGTGCCCCTTCGCCCGCGTCATCGTCGAACCGTTCGGCGACGTCTGGCTGCGCGATACCGGCGCGATCGTGATGGGCAGCGGCGCCGACCGCCGTGCGCAGGGCTTCGGCTTCAACGGCTGGGGCGACAAATATCAGCTCGAAGGCGACGACAGCATTGGCGAGCGGCTGGCCGACGAGGCCGCCCTGCCCTACGCCAAGGCCGACTGGATCCTGGAAGGCGGTGCGATCGACGGCGATGGCACGGGCACCTTCCTCACCACCGAACAATGCCTGCTCAATCCCAACCGCAACCCCGGGTTCGACAAGGACGAGGTCGAGGCGCGGCTGAAGCGCGACCTCGGCGCGACCCGCGTCGTCTGGCTCGGCGACGGACTGGAGAATGACCATACCGACGGCCATGTCGACAATCTTGCGCGGTTCGTGGCGCCGGGCCGCGTCGTCATTCCGGAGGCCGAGGCCGACGACCCCAACATGGAGGTCTATGCCGACGCCGCCGAAGCGCTGCTCGATGCCGAGCTGGAGGTCGTCGCCCTCCCCTCGCCCGGCCGGATCGAGGATGAGGACGGCGAGCCGATCCCCGCCAGCTACATGAATTTCTACGTCGGGAACGCCACCGTCGTGGTGCCGCTCTACGGCGCGCCCAACGATGATGCCGCCGTCGCAGCGCTGGCGGAGATTTTCCCCGACCGCCGCGTTGTGGGCTTGCGCGCCGATCATGTGCTGACCGGCGGCGGCAGCTTCCATTGCCTTAGCCAGCAGGTGCCGAAATGA
- a CDS encoding S9 family peptidase, producing MSMICRRLAAGAVALFASTALYAQAAPLADDAKLFGARQSVSNVAISPSGSKVLMLAAGPGRTTAVQVYDLNGGPMTTPIMSRGDPESIQWCEFATDDRLVCRYSGNVPVEGVLVGFARTVSVKTDGTELKMLGQNQSFYDDGIRQDDGYVLDWLPDDGGSILMARVYIPEAGRTGSNISRTKNGLGVDKISLSTLKSSIVEQPDRLASGFMTDGRGNLRIRIQDETSDGATLTGKTNYSYRKPGSRSWQTLGSWDPKDGDASIYPLAVEGDTNSLLLLKKLDGRDALYRMALDGTNGLTLVAKNAQVDIDGVSRFGRGQRVISYDYVDDRARTVYFDKEFDALATRLGRALPNAGAINFSSASTDGQKLVIFAGSDVSPGTYYYFDRKTAEMSELAKVRPALANRTLAAVKSVTYKSRDGASIPAYITMPTGASGKNMPAVVLPHGGPSSRDEWGFDWLPQFLAARGYVVIQPNYRGSSGYGDDFQNENGFRNWQTAIADIIDSADYLVGQGIADKNRLAIVGWSYGGYAALQSAAVDPTKFKSVVAIAPVTDLALMKQQADNYTNSKLVQDFIGKGDHITAGSPLRNAKAIKVPVMLAHGDLDTNVEVDHSDRMAKALTEGGIKVDYLRYKGLDHQLEDSNARIEVLTHMGQLLEQTIGK from the coding sequence ATGTCCATGATCTGCCGACGCCTTGCTGCGGGTGCCGTCGCCTTGTTCGCGTCCACTGCACTTTACGCGCAGGCCGCGCCGCTGGCCGATGATGCCAAGTTGTTCGGCGCGCGCCAGAGCGTATCGAACGTCGCCATTTCGCCGTCGGGCAGCAAGGTGCTGATGCTGGCCGCGGGGCCGGGCCGCACCACCGCGGTGCAGGTGTACGACCTCAACGGCGGACCGATGACCACGCCGATCATGTCGCGCGGCGACCCGGAAAGCATCCAGTGGTGCGAATTCGCGACCGACGACCGGCTGGTCTGCCGGTACAGCGGCAATGTGCCGGTAGAGGGCGTGTTGGTCGGGTTCGCGCGGACCGTGTCGGTCAAGACCGACGGCACCGAACTCAAGATGCTGGGCCAGAACCAGAGCTTCTACGACGACGGCATCCGCCAGGACGACGGCTATGTGCTCGACTGGTTGCCCGACGACGGCGGGTCGATCCTGATGGCCCGGGTTTATATCCCCGAGGCGGGACGCACCGGTAGCAACATTTCGCGCACCAAGAACGGCCTTGGCGTCGACAAGATTTCGCTGTCGACCTTGAAGAGCAGCATTGTCGAACAGCCCGACCGGCTGGCGTCGGGGTTCATGACCGACGGTCGCGGCAATCTGCGCATCCGCATCCAGGACGAGACGTCCGACGGCGCGACGCTGACCGGCAAGACCAATTACAGCTACCGCAAACCCGGATCGCGCAGCTGGCAAACGCTCGGCAGCTGGGATCCCAAGGACGGCGATGCCAGCATCTATCCGCTCGCGGTCGAGGGGGATACGAACAGCCTGCTGCTGCTCAAGAAGCTCGACGGGCGCGATGCGCTCTATCGGATGGCGCTCGACGGAACCAATGGCCTGACGCTGGTGGCCAAGAATGCGCAGGTCGACATTGACGGCGTGTCGCGCTTCGGCCGGGGCCAGCGCGTCATCAGCTACGACTATGTCGATGATCGTGCGCGCACCGTCTATTTCGACAAGGAATTCGACGCACTGGCCACTCGCCTGGGGCGCGCGTTGCCGAATGCCGGCGCGATTAACTTCTCCTCGGCCAGCACCGACGGGCAGAAGCTGGTGATCTTCGCCGGATCGGACGTCAGCCCCGGCACCTATTATTATTTCGATCGCAAGACGGCCGAGATGTCGGAACTGGCGAAGGTGCGCCCGGCGCTTGCCAACCGCACGCTGGCGGCGGTGAAGTCGGTGACCTACAAGTCGCGCGATGGCGCCTCCATCCCGGCCTATATCACCATGCCGACCGGGGCGTCGGGCAAGAATATGCCGGCGGTTGTCCTGCCGCACGGCGGGCCCAGCTCACGCGACGAATGGGGCTTCGACTGGCTGCCTCAGTTCCTCGCCGCGCGCGGCTATGTCGTGATCCAGCCCAACTATCGCGGCTCGTCAGGCTATGGCGACGATTTCCAGAACGAAAACGGCTTCCGCAACTGGCAGACCGCGATCGCAGACATCATCGATTCGGCGGATTATCTGGTCGGGCAGGGGATCGCCGACAAGAACCGCCTGGCGATCGTCGGCTGGTCCTATGGCGGCTATGCCGCGCTTCAGTCGGCGGCGGTCGACCCGACCAAGTTCAAGTCGGTCGTCGCAATCGCGCCGGTGACCGACCTCGCGCTGATGAAACAGCAGGCCGACAACTACACCAACTCCAAACTAGTCCAGGATTTCATCGGCAAGGGCGATCATATCACCGCCGGTTCGCCGCTGCGTAACGCCAAGGCGATCAAGGTGCCGGTGATGCTGGCGCACGGCGACCTCGATACCAATGTCGAAGTCGATCACAGCGACCGCATGGCCAAGGCGCTGACCGAGGGCGGCATCAAGGTCGACTATCTGCGCTACAAGGGCCTCGACCACCAGCTGGAAGACAGCAATGCGCGGATCGAAGTGCTGACCCACATGGGCCAGCTGCTGGAACAGACGATCGGCAAATAG
- a CDS encoding uracil-DNA glycosylase, with the protein MLFTSPAASQSPADLSPLPRAEPMRDCPLCPRLVAFRLQCRAEYPDWYNAPVPAFGDPDAWLAIVGLAPGKHGANRTGRPFTGDYAGDLLFATFARFGFSEGEYRADPADGLRLKGAVIVNAVKCLPPANKPEPGEIHNCRPFLQEGLAQLANVRVLIALGQIAHNSACKVLGIRPSAAKFGHGAEHDAPDGRILIDSYHCSRYNTNTGRLTEAMFHQVFERALALQAQG; encoded by the coding sequence ATGCTTTTCACCAGTCCCGCCGCCAGCCAGTCCCCCGCCGACCTGTCGCCCCTGCCGCGGGCCGAGCCGATGCGCGACTGCCCGCTATGTCCGCGGCTGGTCGCCTTCCGCCTGCAGTGCCGCGCCGAATATCCCGACTGGTACAATGCGCCGGTCCCCGCCTTCGGCGACCCGGACGCCTGGCTGGCCATCGTCGGCCTTGCGCCCGGCAAGCATGGCGCCAATCGGACCGGGCGGCCCTTCACGGGCGACTATGCCGGCGATCTGCTGTTCGCGACCTTTGCCCGCTTCGGCTTCAGCGAGGGCGAATATCGCGCCGACCCCGCCGACGGTCTCAGGCTGAAGGGCGCAGTGATCGTCAATGCCGTCAAATGCCTGCCGCCCGCGAATAAGCCGGAGCCGGGCGAAATCCACAATTGCCGCCCCTTCCTGCAGGAGGGGCTAGCCCAGCTCGCCAATGTCCGCGTGCTCATCGCGCTCGGCCAGATCGCGCACAACAGCGCCTGCAAGGTGCTGGGCATCCGGCCATCGGCGGCCAAGTTCGGCCATGGGGCGGAACATGATGCGCCCGACGGTCGTATCCTGATCGATAGTTATCACTGCAGCCGCTACAACACGAACACCGGCCGTCTGACCGAGGCGATGTTCCACCAGGTGTTCGAACGGGCGCTGGCGCTGCAGGCCCAAGGCTAG
- a CDS encoding SMI1/KNR4 family protein: protein MAGWLSRADHAASAEQIETLKAICPIELPASYLALLAESDGAEAGLSVDPLWLVIYDAAEVIEIATSGAFAAHFPGHFLFGDSGGADAFAFVTLGNEAGQIVTIEVGATDEAAKIRPVADSFDALLALIDT, encoded by the coding sequence ATGGCGGGGTGGTTGAGCCGCGCCGACCATGCCGCGAGCGCGGAGCAGATCGAAACGCTGAAGGCGATCTGCCCGATCGAATTGCCGGCAAGCTATCTCGCGCTGCTCGCAGAGAGCGACGGGGCCGAGGCGGGCCTGTCGGTCGATCCGCTGTGGCTGGTCATCTATGACGCCGCGGAGGTCATCGAGATCGCGACCAGCGGTGCGTTCGCCGCGCACTTCCCCGGCCATTTCCTGTTCGGCGACAGCGGCGGGGCGGATGCCTTTGCCTTCGTCACCTTAGGGAATGAAGCTGGCCAGATCGTCACCATCGAAGTCGGCGCAACCGACGAGGCGGCGAAGATCCGGCCGGTGGCGGACAGTTTCGACGCGCTGCTCGCGCTGATCGACACCTAG
- the rpsD gene encoding 30S ribosomal protein S4, producing the protein MSKRSSAKYKLDRRMGENVFGRPKSPVNRREYGPGQHGQRRKGKMSDFGIQLRAKQKLKGYYGDVTEKQFKQTFQHASKMKGDASQNLIGLLERRLDMIVYRAKFAPTIWAARQLVSHGHIRVNGVKCNIASRRCDVNDVIELGPKAKQMALVMEAQSLAERDVPDYVVADGDHKVTFTRVPTLDEVPYPVKMEPNLVVEFYSR; encoded by the coding sequence ATGTCGAAGCGCAGCAGCGCCAAGTATAAACTCGACCGCCGCATGGGTGAAAACGTCTTCGGACGTCCCAAGAGCCCGGTCAACCGCCGCGAATATGGTCCCGGTCAGCACGGCCAGCGCCGCAAGGGCAAGATGTCGGACTTCGGCATCCAGCTGCGCGCCAAGCAGAAGCTGAAGGGCTATTACGGCGACGTCACCGAAAAGCAGTTCAAGCAGACCTTCCAGCACGCCTCGAAGATGAAGGGCGACGCCTCGCAGAACCTCATCGGCCTGCTCGAGCGCCGTCTCGACATGATCGTTTACCGCGCCAAGTTCGCGCCGACGATCTGGGCGGCCCGCCAGCTGGTCAGCCACGGCCACATCCGCGTCAATGGCGTGAAGTGCAACATCGCCTCGCGTCGCTGCGACGTGAACGACGTCATCGAACTGGGCCCGAAGGCCAAGCAGATGGCGCTGGTCATGGAAGCGCAGAGCCTCGCCGAGCGTGACGTTCCCGACTATGTCGTCGCCGACGGCGACCACAAGGTCACCTTCACCCGCGTGCCGACCCTCGACGAGGTGCCGTACCCGGTGAAGATGGAACCGAACCTGGTCGTCGAATTCTACTCGCGTTAA
- a CDS encoding chorismate mutase, producing MIDPVKDPADCTTMADVRSGVDAVDRELVALLQRRFGYMDAAARIKPDRGAVRDQWRKDDVHAKVAAEAARLGLPVERLRAVWEELMEQSIAYEFERFDATRA from the coding sequence ATGATCGATCCCGTCAAAGATCCCGCAGACTGCACCACCATGGCCGACGTCCGCAGCGGCGTCGACGCCGTCGACCGCGAACTGGTCGCGCTGTTGCAGCGCCGCTTCGGCTATATGGACGCGGCCGCCCGCATCAAGCCGGATCGTGGCGCAGTGCGCGACCAGTGGCGCAAGGACGACGTCCACGCCAAGGTCGCCGCCGAAGCAGCCCGCCTCGGCCTACCCGTCGAGCGGCTGCGCGCGGTGTGGGAAGAATTGATGGAGCAGTCGATCGCGTACGAATTCGAACGATTCGACGCCACCCGCGCCTAG